One Flavobacteriales bacterium DNA window includes the following coding sequences:
- a CDS encoding aminodeoxychorismate/anthranilate synthase component II: protein MSKKLLLLDNYDSFTYNLAHMLEALRADVDVRRNDKIDVSRVSEYDLLVLSPGPGLPSDAGIMPEVIRTFSGKMPILGVCLGCQGLAEFYGAKLYNVPDIQHGQPTPLRWQTTDRLTASADALPAVGGLYHSWAIERHSLPGELLPLAYDDRDILMAWEHREHPTWGVQFHPESIMTDHGKELLEAWLIVSESFAVGDF from the coding sequence ATGTCCAAAAAGTTGTTGCTCCTCGATAATTACGATTCTTTCACCTATAACTTGGCCCATATGTTGGAGGCCCTACGGGCCGATGTGGATGTGCGCCGCAACGATAAAATCGACGTCTCACGGGTGAGCGAATACGACCTGTTGGTGCTTTCACCCGGCCCCGGATTACCTTCCGACGCGGGGATCATGCCGGAGGTGATCAGAACTTTTTCGGGTAAAATGCCGATCCTGGGTGTGTGTTTGGGGTGTCAGGGATTGGCGGAGTTTTACGGCGCAAAGTTGTACAACGTTCCTGACATTCAGCACGGCCAGCCCACTCCACTTCGTTGGCAAACTACGGACAGGCTAACGGCCTCAGCAGATGCCCTTCCCGCCGTAGGCGGATTGTATCATTCATGGGCCATAGAACGCCATTCCTTGCCGGGTGAACTCTTGCCGCTGGCATACGACGATCGCGATATTCTGATGGCTTGGGAGCACCGCGAACACCCGACTTGGGGGGTGCAGTTCCATCCCGAATCGATCATGACGGACCACGGGAAAGAGCTGTTAGAGGCGTGGTTAATAGTCTCCGAATCCTTTGCGGTGGGTGACTTTTAG
- a CDS encoding RidA family protein, with the protein MKKIIESERVPAPIGPYSQAVLVGGTLYASGQIALNAETGQMHNRDVETETRKVMGNIKAVLSEAGMEFANVVKVSIFLKDLNDFEVVNKVYGGFFINNYPARETVQVARLPKDARVEISIIAAK; encoded by the coding sequence ATGAAAAAGATCATTGAAAGTGAGCGCGTGCCTGCACCGATAGGCCCCTATAGCCAAGCCGTGTTGGTGGGCGGAACGCTATACGCCTCGGGTCAAATCGCCCTCAATGCCGAAACAGGTCAAATGCACAACCGCGATGTGGAGACCGAAACCCGAAAGGTCATGGGGAACATCAAAGCAGTTCTTAGCGAAGCCGGAATGGAGTTCGCGAATGTCGTGAAGGTGAGTATATTCCTTAAAGATCTGAATGATTTTGAAGTGGTTAATAAGGTCTATGGCGGGTTCTTCATCAATAATTACCCAGCACGCGAAACGGTGCAAGTAGCGCGTTTACCGAAAGATGCGCGGGTCGAAATATCGATAATCGCGGCAAAATAG